A single region of the Photobacterium sanguinicancri genome encodes:
- the pfaD gene encoding eicosapentaenoate synthase subunit PfaD: MTTQTTLNNEKLSPWPWQVEESATKFNLDAMAKVLKDLSRGCYVINHPEKGLGVSQEAELTAGDSASASSTHPVSAFAPALGTQSLGDSDFCRVHGVKYAYYAGAMANGISSEELVIALGQAGILCSFGAAGLIPSRVEQAINRIQTALPNGPYAFNLIHSPSEPALERGSVELFLKHKVRTVEASAFLGLTPQIVQYRAAGLGRDQKGEIVIANKVIAKVSRTEVATKFMEPAPAKMLQGLVDEGRITPEQMELAQLVPMADDITAEADSGGHTDNRPLVTLLPTILALKEEIQAKYQYKTPLRVGTGGGVGTPDAALAAFNMGAAYIVTGSVNQACIEAGASEHTRKLLSTTEMADVTMAPAADMFEMGVKLQVVKRGTLFPMRANKLYEIYTRYDSIEAIPADERHKLETQVFRSTLDDIWAGTVAHFNERDPKQITRAEGNPKRKMALIFRWYLGLSSRWSNTGEAGREMDYQIWAGPALGAFNAWAKGSYLDDYKNRQAADVAKHLMHGAAYLARINLLASQGIKLPADIARWKPVEKMI; encoded by the coding sequence ATGACAACGCAAACAACCCTAAATAACGAAAAGCTTTCTCCTTGGCCATGGCAAGTTGAAGAAAGTGCCACCAAGTTCAATCTAGATGCAATGGCGAAAGTATTAAAAGATTTGAGCCGAGGCTGCTACGTCATCAATCACCCAGAAAAAGGGCTGGGTGTCAGCCAAGAAGCAGAACTGACCGCTGGTGATAGCGCAAGTGCTAGCAGTACACACCCAGTTAGCGCATTTGCGCCAGCACTTGGCACACAGAGCCTTGGTGACAGTGATTTTTGTCGTGTACACGGCGTTAAATACGCTTACTACGCAGGTGCGATGGCGAACGGTATTTCTTCTGAAGAGCTAGTGATTGCACTGGGTCAAGCAGGCATTCTTTGCTCATTCGGCGCTGCGGGTTTAATCCCTTCACGTGTAGAACAAGCGATCAACCGTATTCAAACAGCGCTGCCTAACGGCCCTTATGCGTTCAACTTGATCCACAGCCCAAGTGAACCCGCACTAGAGCGCGGTAGTGTTGAACTATTCCTAAAACATAAAGTCCGTACTGTAGAGGCATCTGCATTCTTAGGTCTAACACCGCAAATTGTACAATACCGCGCTGCAGGCTTAGGCCGCGATCAAAAAGGCGAGATTGTTATTGCTAACAAAGTTATCGCTAAAGTCAGCCGTACCGAGGTTGCCACTAAATTCATGGAACCTGCACCAGCTAAAATGCTGCAAGGTTTAGTCGATGAAGGCCGTATTACACCAGAACAAATGGAACTGGCACAGCTCGTTCCGATGGCTGACGATATTACCGCTGAAGCAGATTCTGGTGGTCATACCGATAACCGCCCTCTGGTGACGTTATTGCCGACCATCTTGGCACTAAAAGAAGAAATTCAAGCTAAATACCAATACAAAACGCCACTTCGTGTCGGTACTGGCGGCGGTGTTGGTACACCCGATGCGGCACTGGCTGCATTCAATATGGGCGCCGCTTATATTGTGACAGGATCTGTTAACCAAGCATGTATTGAAGCTGGCGCGAGTGAACATACGCGTAAATTACTGTCGACCACTGAAATGGCCGATGTCACCATGGCACCTGCTGCAGATATGTTTGAAATGGGCGTTAAGTTACAGGTCGTTAAGCGCGGTACGCTCTTCCCGATGCGTGCCAATAAGCTCTATGAAATTTATACCCGTTATGATTCTATTGAAGCGATCCCTGCAGACGAGCGCCATAAGCTGGAAACTCAGGTCTTCCGTTCAACACTGGATGATATCTGGGCTGGTACAGTAGCGCACTTTAATGAGCGCGACCCAAAGCAAATTACGCGTGCTGAAGGTAACCCTAAGCGAAAAATGGCACTGATTTTCCGTTGGTACCTTGGCCTTTCTAGCCGCTGGTCAAACACAGGCGAAGCGGGTCGTGAGATGGATTATCAAATCTGGGCGGGTCCTGCGCTTGGTGCGTTTAACGCATGGGCAAAAGGCAGTTATTTAGATGATTATAAAAACCGCCAAGCTGCGGATGTAGCAAAACATCTGATGCATGGCGCTGCTTATTTAGCTCGTATTAACTTGCTAGCATCACAAGGCATTAAGCTGCCTGCTGATATTGCGCGTTGGAAACCTGTTGAGAAAATGATTTAA